Proteins encoded together in one Salvelinus namaycush isolate Seneca chromosome 26, SaNama_1.0, whole genome shotgun sequence window:
- the LOC120021193 gene encoding adenylosuccinate synthetase isozyme 2-like: protein MAADSTLCNGQETASMNGEPAFKRHRESGQVESLRIPKEPRNKVTVVLGAQWGDEGKGKVVDLLALDADLVCRCQGGNNAGHTVVVDSVEYDFHLLPSGVLNKKAVSFIGNGVVIHLPGLFEEAEKNLQKGNGLQGWEKRLKISDRAHIVFNFHQAVDGIQEQQRQLQAGKNLGTTKKGIGPAYSSKAARNGLRVCDLVSDFTVFAEKFRVLAGQFLTMYPDLNVDIDNELQQLKVYAEKLRPLVTDGVYFMHKALTGPSKKILVEGANAALLDIDFGTYPFVTSSNCTAGGVCTGLGVPPSYVGRVYGVVKAYTTRVGVGAFPTEQDNEVGNLLQSRGREFGVTTGRRRRCGWLDLILVRYAHMVNGFTAIALTKLDVLDTLPEIKVGVSYTVDDEPLPSFPANMDVLMRVSVKYETLPGWCCSTEDVRCFEELPPQAQSYIRFIEDFLQVPVKWVGVGKSRESMIKLF, encoded by the exons ATGGCAGCAGATAGCACATTGTGTAATGGCCAAGAAACGGCCTCCATGAACGGAGAGCCAGCTTTCAAGCGACATCGGGAGAGTGGACAGGTCGAGTCCCTGCGGATTCCGAAGGAACCTCGGAATAAAGTAACCGTGGTTCTCGGTGCGCAATGGGGAGACGAGGGAAAGGGGAAAGTGGTTGACCTGCTAGCGCTGGACGCGGATTTAGTATGCAGGTGTCAG GGAGGCAACAACGCAGGCCACACAGTGGTGGTGGACTCTGTGGAGTATGACTTCCACTTGCTGCCCAGTGGAGTGCTCAACAAGAAGGCTGTCTCATTTATTG GGAACGGGGTTGTGATACACCTGCCTGGCCTCTTCGAGGAGGCTGAAAAGAACCTGCAGAAAGGCAACG GACTGCAAGGATGGGAGAAGCGGTTAAAGATATCTGACCGTGCACACATTG TGTTCAACTTCCACCAAGCTGTTGATGGGATCCAGGAACAACAGAGACAGCTACAGGCAGGAAAGAA TTTGGGAACCACCAAAAAGGGCATTGGACCTGCCTATTCTTCCAAAGCTGCTCGCAATGGACTGCGAGTCTGTGACCTTGTGTCTGATTTCACTGTCTTTGCGGAGAA GTTCCGTGTGTTAGCAGGGCAATTCCTGACTATGTACCCTGACCTAAATGTTGACATTGACAATGAGCTGCAACAACTGAAG GTGTATGCTGAGAAGTTGCGGCCCCTTGTCACCGATGGGGTGTACTTCATGCACAAGGCCCTCACTGGTCCCAGTAAGAAGATTCTGGTGGAGGGAGCCAATGCAGCCCTCTTGGATATTGACTTTG GCACCTACCCGTTTGTGACATCCTCTAACTGCACTGCTGGGGGGGTGTGCACTGGCCTGGGTGTGCCCCCGTCCTATGTGGGGAGAGTGTATGGTGTGGTTAAGGCCTACACCACCCGTGTGGGTGTTGGAGCTTTCCCCACTGAGCAGGACAAT GAGGTTGGCAACTTGTTGCAGTCCAGAGGGAGGGAGTTTGGTGTGACGACGGGCCGGCGGCGCCGCTGTGGCTGGCTGGACTTGATCCTTGTCAGATACGCCCACATGGTCAACGGCTTCACTGC GATCGCTCTGACCAAGCTTGACGTCCTCGACACGCTGCCAGAGATCAAAGTGGGTGTGTCCTACACTGTTGATGACGAGCCCCTTCCCAGTTTTCCTG CCAATATGGACGTGCTGATGCGGGTGTCAGTGAAGTATGAGACGCTACCTGGATGGTGCTGCAGCACTGAGGATGTGCGGTGCTTTGAGGAGCTGCCCCCTCAGGCACAGAGCTACATCCGCTTCATCGAGGACTTCTTGCAAGTGCCAG TGAAATGGGTTGGAGTTGGGAAATCCAGAGAAAGCATGATCAAGCTGTTCTGA